A region from the Canis aureus isolate CA01 chromosome 10, VMU_Caureus_v.1.0, whole genome shotgun sequence genome encodes:
- the NPR2 gene encoding atrial natriuretic peptide receptor 2 isoform X1, protein MALPSLLLLVAALAGGVRPPGARNLTLAVVLPEHNLSYAWAWPRVGPAVALAVEALGRALPVDLRFVSSELDGACSEYLAPLRAVDLKLYHDPDLLLGPGCVYPAASVARFASHWRLPLLTAGAVASGFAAKNEHYRTLVRTGPSAPKLGEFVVTLHGHFNWTARAALLYLDARTDDRPHYFTIEGVFEALQGSNLSVQHQVYAREPGGPEQATHFIRANGRIVYICGPLEMLHEILLQAQRENLTNGDYVFFYLDVFGESLRAGPTRSTGRPWQDNRTREQAQALREAFQTVLVITYREPPNPEYQEFQNRLLIRAREDFGVELAPSLMNLIAGCFYDGILLYAEVLNETIQEGGTREDGLRIVEKMQGRRYHGVTGLVVMDKNNDRETDFVLWAMGDLDSGDFQPAAHYSGAEKQIWWTGRPIPWVKGTPPLDNPPCAFDLDDPSCDKTPLSTLAIVALGTGITFIMFGVSSFLIFRPYRKLMLEKELASMLWRIRWEELQFGNSERYHKGAGSRLTLSLRGSSYGSLMTAHGKYQIFANTGHFKGNVVAIKHVNKKRIELTRQVLFELKHMRDVQFNHLTRFIGACIDPPNICIVTEYCPRGSLQDILENDSINLDWMFRYSLINDLVKGMAFLHNSIIASHGSLKSSNCVVDSRFVLKITDYGLASFRSTAEPDDSHALYAKKLWTAPELLSGNPLPTTGMQKADVYSFGIILQEIALRSGPFYLEGLDLSPKEIVQKVRNSQRPYFRPSIDRTQLNEELVLLMERCWAQEPAERPDFGQIKGFIRRFNKEGGTSILDNLLLRMEQYANNLEKLVEERTQAYLEEKRKAEALLYQILPHSVAEQLKRGETVQAEAFDSVTIYFSDIVGFTALSAESTPMQVVTLLNDLYTCFDAIIDNFDVYKVETIGDAYMVVSGLPGRNGQRHAPEIARMALALLDAVSSFRIRHRPHDQLRLRIGVHTGPVCAGVVGLKMPRYCLFGDTVNTASRMESNGQALKIHVSSTTKDALDELGCFQLELRGDVEMKGKGKMRTYWLLGERKGPAGLL, encoded by the exons ATGGCACTGCCATCACTCCTGCTGTTGGTGGCAGCCCTGGCAGGTGGGGTGCGTCCTCCCGGGGCGCGGAACCTGACGCTGGCGGTAGTGCTACCAGAACACAACCTGAGCTATGCCTGGGCCTGGCCACGCGTGGGTCCTGCTGTGGCACTAGCTGTGGAGGCGCTGGGTCGGGCACTGCCCGTGGACCTGAGGTTTGTCAGCTCTGAACTAGATGGCGCCTGCTCTGAGTACCTGGCACCGCTGCGCGCTGTGGACCTCAAGCTGTACCATGACCCCGATCTTCTGTTGGGCCCCGGTTGCGTGTACCCTGCTGCCTCTGTGGCCCGCTTTGCCTCACATTGGCGTCTCCCCCTGCTGACTGCCGGTGCTGTGGCCTCTGGTTTTGCAGCTAAGAATGAGCATTATCGTACCCTGGTGCGCACTGGCCCCTCTGCTCCCAAGCTGGGTGAGTTTGTAGTGACATTACACGGGCACTTCAATTGGACTGCCCGTGCTGCCTTGCTGTATCTGGATGCTCGCACAGATGACCGGCCTCACTACTTCACCATCGAGGGCGTCTTTGAGGCCCTGCAGGGCAGCAACCTCAGTGTGCAGCACCAGGTGTATGCCCGTGAGCCAGGGGGTCCTGAGCAGGCCACCCACTTCATCCGGGCCAACGGGCGCA TTGTGTATATCTGTGGCCCTCTGGAGATGCTGCATGAAATCCTACTTcaggcccagagggagaaccTGACCAATGGGGATTATGTCTTCTTTTACCTGGACGTCTTCGGGGAGAGTCTTCGTGCAGGGCCCACACGATCTACAGGCCGGCCCTGGCAGGACAATCGTACCAGGGAACAGGCCCAGGCCCTCAGAGAGGCCTTTCAG ACAGTATTGGTGATCACTTACCGAGAACCCCCAAATCCTGAGTATCAGGAATTCCAGAATCGTCTGCTGATAAGAGCCCGGGAAGATTTTGGTGTGGAGCTGGCCCCCTCCCTG ATGAACCTCATTGCTGGCTGCTTCTATGATGGGATCCTGCTATATGCTGAAGTCCTGAACGAGACGATACAAGAGGGAGGCACCCGGGAAGACGGACTCCGAATTGTGGAGAAGATGCAGGGACGGAGATACCACG GTGTAACTGGCCTGGTTGTTATGGACAAGAACAATGACCGAGAGACTGACTTTGTCCTGTGGGCCATGGGAGACCTGGACTCTGGGGACTTCCAG CCTGCAGCCCACTACTCAGGAGCTGAGAAGCAGATTTGGTGGACGGGACGGCCTATTCCCTGGGTGAAGGGGACCCCCCCCTTGGACAATCCCCCCTGTGCCTTTGACTTGGACGACCCATCCTGTGATAAAA ccCCACTTTCCACTCTGGCGATTGTGGCCCTGGGCACAGGAATCACCTTCATCATGTTTGGTGTTTCCAGCTTCCTCATTTTCCG TCCTTACAGAAAGCTGATGCTGGAGAAGGAGCTGGCTAGCATGTTGTGGCGCATTCGCTGGGAAGAGCTGCAGTTTGGCAATTCAGAACGATATCATAAAGGTGCAGGCAGTCGCCTCACGCTGTCGCTG CGGGGATCCAGTTACGGCTCGCTCATGACAGCCCATGGGAAATACCAGATCTTTGCCAACACCGGTCACTTCAAG GGAAATGTTGTCGCCATCAAACACGTGAATAAGAAGCGCATTGAGCTGACCCGGCAGGTTCTGTTTGAACTCAAACAT atGAGAGATGTTCAGTTCAACCACCTCACGCGCTTCATTGGTGCCTGCATCGACCCTCCCAACATTTGCATTGTCACTGAGTATTGTCCTCGTGGGAGTTTACAG GATATTCTGGAAAATGACAGCATCAACCTGGACTGGATGTTTCGTTATTCGCTCATTAATGACCTGGTTAAG GGCATGGCCTTTCTCCATAACAGCATTATTGCATCTCATGGGAGTCTCAAGTCCTCCAACTGTGTGGTGGATAGTCGTTTTGTGCTCAAAATCACAGACTATGGTCTGGCCAGCTTCCGATCAACTGCTGAACCTGATGACAGCCACGCCCTCTATGCCA AGAAGCTGTGGACTGCACCAGAACTGCTCAGTGGGAACCCATTGCCAACCACAGGCATGCAGAAGGCTGATGTCTATAGTTTTGGGATCATCTTACAGGAGATAGCACTTCGAAGTGGTCCTTTCTACTTGGAGGGCCTGGACCTCAGCCCCAAAG AGATTGTTCAGAAGGTCCGAAATAGTCAGCGGCCATATTTCCGGCCTAGCATTGACCGGACCCAACTGAATGAAGAGCTAGTTTTGCTGATGGAGCGATGTTGGGCCCAGGAACCAGCTGAGCGGCCTGACTTTGGACAAATTAAGGGCTTCATTCGCCGCTTTAACAA GGAGGGTGGCACGAGCATATTGGACAACTTGCTGTTGCGCATGGAACAGTATGCCAATAACCTGGAAAAGCTGGTGGAGGAGCGCACACAGGCCTATCTGGAGGAGAAACGCAAGGCTGAGGCTCTGCTCTACCAAATTCTACCCCA TTCAGTGGCAGAGCAGTTAAAACGGGGAGAGACTGTACAGGCTGAGGCCTTTGACAGTGTTACCATCTACTTCAGTGACATTGTTGGCTTCACAGCTTTGTCAGCAGAGAGCACCCCCATGCAG GTGGTGACACTTCTTAATGACCTGTATACCTGCTTTGATGCCATAATTGACAACTTTGACGTCTACAAG GTAGAAACGATTGGAGATGCCTACATGGTGGTGTCTGGTCTCCCAGGCCGAAATGGTCAACGCCACGCCCCGGAGATTGCTCGGATGGCCCTAGCATTACTGGATGCCGTTTCTTCCTTCCGCATCCGCCACCGACCTCATGACCAGCTGAGGCTACGCATAGGGGTCCACACGG GGCCCGTTTGTGCTGGGGTTGTTGGCCTGAAGATGCCCCGCTATTGTCTTTTTGGTGACACAGTGAACACTGCTTCCCGAATGGAGTCTAATGGTCAAG ccCTGAAGATCCATGTCTCCTCCACCACCAAGGATGCCCTGGAT
- the NPR2 gene encoding atrial natriuretic peptide receptor 2 isoform X4 yields MALPSLLLLVAALAGGVRPPGARNLTLAVVLPEHNLSYAWAWPRVGPAVALAVEALGRALPVDLRFVSSELDGACSEYLAPLRAVDLKLYHDPDLLLGPGCVYPAASVARFASHWRLPLLTAGAVASGFAAKNEHYRTLVRTGPSAPKLGEFVVTLHGHFNWTARAALLYLDARTDDRPHYFTIEGVFEALQGSNLSVQHQVYAREPGGPEQATHFIRANGRIVYICGPLEMLHEILLQAQRENLTNGDYVFFYLDVFGESLRAGPTRSTGRPWQDNRTREQAQALREAFQTVLVITYREPPNPEYQEFQNRLLIRAREDFGVELAPSLMNLIAGCFYDGILLYAEVLNETIQEGGTREDGLRIVEKMQGRRYHGVTGLVVMDKNNDRETDFVLWAMGDLDSGDFQPAAHYSGAEKQIWWTGRPIPWVKGTPPLDNPPCAFDLDDPSCDKTPLSTLAIVALGTGITFIMFGVSSFLIFRKLMLEKELASMLWRIRWEELQFGNSERYHKGAGSRLTLSLGNVVAIKHVNKKRIELTRQVLFELKHMRDVQFNHLTRFIGACIDPPNICIVTEYCPRGSLQDILENDSINLDWMFRYSLINDLVKGMAFLHNSIIASHGSLKSSNCVVDSRFVLKITDYGLASFRSTAEPDDSHALYAKKLWTAPELLSGNPLPTTGMQKADVYSFGIILQEIALRSGPFYLEGLDLSPKEIVQKVRNSQRPYFRPSIDRTQLNEELVLLMERCWAQEPAERPDFGQIKGFIRRFNKEGGTSILDNLLLRMEQYANNLEKLVEERTQAYLEEKRKAEALLYQILPHSVAEQLKRGETVQAEAFDSVTIYFSDIVGFTALSAESTPMQVVTLLNDLYTCFDAIIDNFDVYKVETIGDAYMVVSGLPGRNGQRHAPEIARMALALLDAVSSFRIRHRPHDQLRLRIGVHTGPVCAGVVGLKMPRYCLFGDTVNTASRMESNGQALKIHVSSTTKDALDELGCFQLELRGDVEMKGKGKMRTYWLLGERKGPAGLL; encoded by the exons ATGGCACTGCCATCACTCCTGCTGTTGGTGGCAGCCCTGGCAGGTGGGGTGCGTCCTCCCGGGGCGCGGAACCTGACGCTGGCGGTAGTGCTACCAGAACACAACCTGAGCTATGCCTGGGCCTGGCCACGCGTGGGTCCTGCTGTGGCACTAGCTGTGGAGGCGCTGGGTCGGGCACTGCCCGTGGACCTGAGGTTTGTCAGCTCTGAACTAGATGGCGCCTGCTCTGAGTACCTGGCACCGCTGCGCGCTGTGGACCTCAAGCTGTACCATGACCCCGATCTTCTGTTGGGCCCCGGTTGCGTGTACCCTGCTGCCTCTGTGGCCCGCTTTGCCTCACATTGGCGTCTCCCCCTGCTGACTGCCGGTGCTGTGGCCTCTGGTTTTGCAGCTAAGAATGAGCATTATCGTACCCTGGTGCGCACTGGCCCCTCTGCTCCCAAGCTGGGTGAGTTTGTAGTGACATTACACGGGCACTTCAATTGGACTGCCCGTGCTGCCTTGCTGTATCTGGATGCTCGCACAGATGACCGGCCTCACTACTTCACCATCGAGGGCGTCTTTGAGGCCCTGCAGGGCAGCAACCTCAGTGTGCAGCACCAGGTGTATGCCCGTGAGCCAGGGGGTCCTGAGCAGGCCACCCACTTCATCCGGGCCAACGGGCGCA TTGTGTATATCTGTGGCCCTCTGGAGATGCTGCATGAAATCCTACTTcaggcccagagggagaaccTGACCAATGGGGATTATGTCTTCTTTTACCTGGACGTCTTCGGGGAGAGTCTTCGTGCAGGGCCCACACGATCTACAGGCCGGCCCTGGCAGGACAATCGTACCAGGGAACAGGCCCAGGCCCTCAGAGAGGCCTTTCAG ACAGTATTGGTGATCACTTACCGAGAACCCCCAAATCCTGAGTATCAGGAATTCCAGAATCGTCTGCTGATAAGAGCCCGGGAAGATTTTGGTGTGGAGCTGGCCCCCTCCCTG ATGAACCTCATTGCTGGCTGCTTCTATGATGGGATCCTGCTATATGCTGAAGTCCTGAACGAGACGATACAAGAGGGAGGCACCCGGGAAGACGGACTCCGAATTGTGGAGAAGATGCAGGGACGGAGATACCACG GTGTAACTGGCCTGGTTGTTATGGACAAGAACAATGACCGAGAGACTGACTTTGTCCTGTGGGCCATGGGAGACCTGGACTCTGGGGACTTCCAG CCTGCAGCCCACTACTCAGGAGCTGAGAAGCAGATTTGGTGGACGGGACGGCCTATTCCCTGGGTGAAGGGGACCCCCCCCTTGGACAATCCCCCCTGTGCCTTTGACTTGGACGACCCATCCTGTGATAAAA ccCCACTTTCCACTCTGGCGATTGTGGCCCTGGGCACAGGAATCACCTTCATCATGTTTGGTGTTTCCAGCTTCCTCATTTTCCG AAAGCTGATGCTGGAGAAGGAGCTGGCTAGCATGTTGTGGCGCATTCGCTGGGAAGAGCTGCAGTTTGGCAATTCAGAACGATATCATAAAGGTGCAGGCAGTCGCCTCACGCTGTCGCTG GGAAATGTTGTCGCCATCAAACACGTGAATAAGAAGCGCATTGAGCTGACCCGGCAGGTTCTGTTTGAACTCAAACAT atGAGAGATGTTCAGTTCAACCACCTCACGCGCTTCATTGGTGCCTGCATCGACCCTCCCAACATTTGCATTGTCACTGAGTATTGTCCTCGTGGGAGTTTACAG GATATTCTGGAAAATGACAGCATCAACCTGGACTGGATGTTTCGTTATTCGCTCATTAATGACCTGGTTAAG GGCATGGCCTTTCTCCATAACAGCATTATTGCATCTCATGGGAGTCTCAAGTCCTCCAACTGTGTGGTGGATAGTCGTTTTGTGCTCAAAATCACAGACTATGGTCTGGCCAGCTTCCGATCAACTGCTGAACCTGATGACAGCCACGCCCTCTATGCCA AGAAGCTGTGGACTGCACCAGAACTGCTCAGTGGGAACCCATTGCCAACCACAGGCATGCAGAAGGCTGATGTCTATAGTTTTGGGATCATCTTACAGGAGATAGCACTTCGAAGTGGTCCTTTCTACTTGGAGGGCCTGGACCTCAGCCCCAAAG AGATTGTTCAGAAGGTCCGAAATAGTCAGCGGCCATATTTCCGGCCTAGCATTGACCGGACCCAACTGAATGAAGAGCTAGTTTTGCTGATGGAGCGATGTTGGGCCCAGGAACCAGCTGAGCGGCCTGACTTTGGACAAATTAAGGGCTTCATTCGCCGCTTTAACAA GGAGGGTGGCACGAGCATATTGGACAACTTGCTGTTGCGCATGGAACAGTATGCCAATAACCTGGAAAAGCTGGTGGAGGAGCGCACACAGGCCTATCTGGAGGAGAAACGCAAGGCTGAGGCTCTGCTCTACCAAATTCTACCCCA TTCAGTGGCAGAGCAGTTAAAACGGGGAGAGACTGTACAGGCTGAGGCCTTTGACAGTGTTACCATCTACTTCAGTGACATTGTTGGCTTCACAGCTTTGTCAGCAGAGAGCACCCCCATGCAG GTGGTGACACTTCTTAATGACCTGTATACCTGCTTTGATGCCATAATTGACAACTTTGACGTCTACAAG GTAGAAACGATTGGAGATGCCTACATGGTGGTGTCTGGTCTCCCAGGCCGAAATGGTCAACGCCACGCCCCGGAGATTGCTCGGATGGCCCTAGCATTACTGGATGCCGTTTCTTCCTTCCGCATCCGCCACCGACCTCATGACCAGCTGAGGCTACGCATAGGGGTCCACACGG GGCCCGTTTGTGCTGGGGTTGTTGGCCTGAAGATGCCCCGCTATTGTCTTTTTGGTGACACAGTGAACACTGCTTCCCGAATGGAGTCTAATGGTCAAG ccCTGAAGATCCATGTCTCCTCCACCACCAAGGATGCCCTGGAT
- the NPR2 gene encoding atrial natriuretic peptide receptor 2 isoform X3: MALPSLLLLVAALAGGVRPPGARNLTLAVVLPEHNLSYAWAWPRVGPAVALAVEALGRALPVDLRFVSSELDGACSEYLAPLRAVDLKLYHDPDLLLGPGCVYPAASVARFASHWRLPLLTAGAVASGFAAKNEHYRTLVRTGPSAPKLGEFVVTLHGHFNWTARAALLYLDARTDDRPHYFTIEGVFEALQGSNLSVQHQVYAREPGGPEQATHFIRANGRIVYICGPLEMLHEILLQAQRENLTNGDYVFFYLDVFGESLRAGPTRSTGRPWQDNRTREQAQALREAFQTVLVITYREPPNPEYQEFQNRLLIRAREDFGVELAPSLMNLIAGCFYDGILLYAEVLNETIQEGGTREDGLRIVEKMQGRRYHGVTGLVVMDKNNDRETDFVLWAMGDLDSGDFQPAAHYSGAEKQIWWTGRPIPWVKGTPPLDNPPCAFDLDDPSCDKTPLSTLAIVALGTGITFIMFGVSSFLIFRPYRKLMLEKELASMLWRIRWEELQFGNSERYHKGAGSRLTLSLGNVVAIKHVNKKRIELTRQVLFELKHMRDVQFNHLTRFIGACIDPPNICIVTEYCPRGSLQDILENDSINLDWMFRYSLINDLVKGMAFLHNSIIASHGSLKSSNCVVDSRFVLKITDYGLASFRSTAEPDDSHALYAKKLWTAPELLSGNPLPTTGMQKADVYSFGIILQEIALRSGPFYLEGLDLSPKEIVQKVRNSQRPYFRPSIDRTQLNEELVLLMERCWAQEPAERPDFGQIKGFIRRFNKEGGTSILDNLLLRMEQYANNLEKLVEERTQAYLEEKRKAEALLYQILPHSVAEQLKRGETVQAEAFDSVTIYFSDIVGFTALSAESTPMQVVTLLNDLYTCFDAIIDNFDVYKVETIGDAYMVVSGLPGRNGQRHAPEIARMALALLDAVSSFRIRHRPHDQLRLRIGVHTGPVCAGVVGLKMPRYCLFGDTVNTASRMESNGQALKIHVSSTTKDALDELGCFQLELRGDVEMKGKGKMRTYWLLGERKGPAGLL, encoded by the exons ATGGCACTGCCATCACTCCTGCTGTTGGTGGCAGCCCTGGCAGGTGGGGTGCGTCCTCCCGGGGCGCGGAACCTGACGCTGGCGGTAGTGCTACCAGAACACAACCTGAGCTATGCCTGGGCCTGGCCACGCGTGGGTCCTGCTGTGGCACTAGCTGTGGAGGCGCTGGGTCGGGCACTGCCCGTGGACCTGAGGTTTGTCAGCTCTGAACTAGATGGCGCCTGCTCTGAGTACCTGGCACCGCTGCGCGCTGTGGACCTCAAGCTGTACCATGACCCCGATCTTCTGTTGGGCCCCGGTTGCGTGTACCCTGCTGCCTCTGTGGCCCGCTTTGCCTCACATTGGCGTCTCCCCCTGCTGACTGCCGGTGCTGTGGCCTCTGGTTTTGCAGCTAAGAATGAGCATTATCGTACCCTGGTGCGCACTGGCCCCTCTGCTCCCAAGCTGGGTGAGTTTGTAGTGACATTACACGGGCACTTCAATTGGACTGCCCGTGCTGCCTTGCTGTATCTGGATGCTCGCACAGATGACCGGCCTCACTACTTCACCATCGAGGGCGTCTTTGAGGCCCTGCAGGGCAGCAACCTCAGTGTGCAGCACCAGGTGTATGCCCGTGAGCCAGGGGGTCCTGAGCAGGCCACCCACTTCATCCGGGCCAACGGGCGCA TTGTGTATATCTGTGGCCCTCTGGAGATGCTGCATGAAATCCTACTTcaggcccagagggagaaccTGACCAATGGGGATTATGTCTTCTTTTACCTGGACGTCTTCGGGGAGAGTCTTCGTGCAGGGCCCACACGATCTACAGGCCGGCCCTGGCAGGACAATCGTACCAGGGAACAGGCCCAGGCCCTCAGAGAGGCCTTTCAG ACAGTATTGGTGATCACTTACCGAGAACCCCCAAATCCTGAGTATCAGGAATTCCAGAATCGTCTGCTGATAAGAGCCCGGGAAGATTTTGGTGTGGAGCTGGCCCCCTCCCTG ATGAACCTCATTGCTGGCTGCTTCTATGATGGGATCCTGCTATATGCTGAAGTCCTGAACGAGACGATACAAGAGGGAGGCACCCGGGAAGACGGACTCCGAATTGTGGAGAAGATGCAGGGACGGAGATACCACG GTGTAACTGGCCTGGTTGTTATGGACAAGAACAATGACCGAGAGACTGACTTTGTCCTGTGGGCCATGGGAGACCTGGACTCTGGGGACTTCCAG CCTGCAGCCCACTACTCAGGAGCTGAGAAGCAGATTTGGTGGACGGGACGGCCTATTCCCTGGGTGAAGGGGACCCCCCCCTTGGACAATCCCCCCTGTGCCTTTGACTTGGACGACCCATCCTGTGATAAAA ccCCACTTTCCACTCTGGCGATTGTGGCCCTGGGCACAGGAATCACCTTCATCATGTTTGGTGTTTCCAGCTTCCTCATTTTCCG TCCTTACAGAAAGCTGATGCTGGAGAAGGAGCTGGCTAGCATGTTGTGGCGCATTCGCTGGGAAGAGCTGCAGTTTGGCAATTCAGAACGATATCATAAAGGTGCAGGCAGTCGCCTCACGCTGTCGCTG GGAAATGTTGTCGCCATCAAACACGTGAATAAGAAGCGCATTGAGCTGACCCGGCAGGTTCTGTTTGAACTCAAACAT atGAGAGATGTTCAGTTCAACCACCTCACGCGCTTCATTGGTGCCTGCATCGACCCTCCCAACATTTGCATTGTCACTGAGTATTGTCCTCGTGGGAGTTTACAG GATATTCTGGAAAATGACAGCATCAACCTGGACTGGATGTTTCGTTATTCGCTCATTAATGACCTGGTTAAG GGCATGGCCTTTCTCCATAACAGCATTATTGCATCTCATGGGAGTCTCAAGTCCTCCAACTGTGTGGTGGATAGTCGTTTTGTGCTCAAAATCACAGACTATGGTCTGGCCAGCTTCCGATCAACTGCTGAACCTGATGACAGCCACGCCCTCTATGCCA AGAAGCTGTGGACTGCACCAGAACTGCTCAGTGGGAACCCATTGCCAACCACAGGCATGCAGAAGGCTGATGTCTATAGTTTTGGGATCATCTTACAGGAGATAGCACTTCGAAGTGGTCCTTTCTACTTGGAGGGCCTGGACCTCAGCCCCAAAG AGATTGTTCAGAAGGTCCGAAATAGTCAGCGGCCATATTTCCGGCCTAGCATTGACCGGACCCAACTGAATGAAGAGCTAGTTTTGCTGATGGAGCGATGTTGGGCCCAGGAACCAGCTGAGCGGCCTGACTTTGGACAAATTAAGGGCTTCATTCGCCGCTTTAACAA GGAGGGTGGCACGAGCATATTGGACAACTTGCTGTTGCGCATGGAACAGTATGCCAATAACCTGGAAAAGCTGGTGGAGGAGCGCACACAGGCCTATCTGGAGGAGAAACGCAAGGCTGAGGCTCTGCTCTACCAAATTCTACCCCA TTCAGTGGCAGAGCAGTTAAAACGGGGAGAGACTGTACAGGCTGAGGCCTTTGACAGTGTTACCATCTACTTCAGTGACATTGTTGGCTTCACAGCTTTGTCAGCAGAGAGCACCCCCATGCAG GTGGTGACACTTCTTAATGACCTGTATACCTGCTTTGATGCCATAATTGACAACTTTGACGTCTACAAG GTAGAAACGATTGGAGATGCCTACATGGTGGTGTCTGGTCTCCCAGGCCGAAATGGTCAACGCCACGCCCCGGAGATTGCTCGGATGGCCCTAGCATTACTGGATGCCGTTTCTTCCTTCCGCATCCGCCACCGACCTCATGACCAGCTGAGGCTACGCATAGGGGTCCACACGG GGCCCGTTTGTGCTGGGGTTGTTGGCCTGAAGATGCCCCGCTATTGTCTTTTTGGTGACACAGTGAACACTGCTTCCCGAATGGAGTCTAATGGTCAAG ccCTGAAGATCCATGTCTCCTCCACCACCAAGGATGCCCTGGAT